From the genome of Bos taurus isolate L1 Dominette 01449 registration number 42190680 breed Hereford chromosome 2, ARS-UCD2.0, whole genome shotgun sequence, one region includes:
- the NABP1 gene encoding SOSS complex subunit B2 isoform X3 — protein MAEEAGPTLTALGRTREEPGMLRARLSLVSAPWLPFPGAWRAGLRACRRRVTSQGAGRPEGPAGARARSAVGVWDAGCSVTRSLLRVRCYSPTLPGVRDGQGTRPCLCVSGTQDRGVLSLPFFLPFIQRRGQFSRLPSCRPVGSGVGVRSGSSFFLLNLTRDQNQRRP, from the exons ATGGCTGAGGAGGCGGGGCCTACGCTCACAGCGCTAGGAAGAACGAGGGAGGAACCAGGGATGCTGCGCGCGCGTCTCTCGCTGGTTTCTGCTCCCTGGCTTCCCTTCCCCGGAGCCTGGAGGGCGGGTCTTCGGGCGTGCCGACGCCGGGTGACGTCACAAGGGGCGGGGCGACCCGAGGGTCCTGCGGGCGCGCGGGCGCGTTCCGCAGTCGGTGTTTGGGACGCTGGGTGTTCGGTGACTCGGTCTCTGCTCCGGGTTCGCTGTTACAGCCCAACCCTCCCCGGAGTCCGGGACGGACAGGGCACGCGCCCGTGTCTGTGTGTCAGCGGGACTCAGGACAGAGGCGTCCTCTCGctgcctttttttcttccttttatccaAAGAAGGGGGCAGTTCTCACGCTTGCCTTCCTGTCGCCCCGTTGGGAGCGGGGTTGGTGTGCGGAGTGGTtcgtctttttttcttttaaactt gACGCGTGACCAAAACCAAAGACGGCCATGA
- the NABP1 gene encoding SOSS complex subunit B2 isoform X2 produces the protein MNGVRDPPLFIKDIKPGLKNLNVVFIVLEIGRVTKTKDGHEVRSCKVADKTGSITISVWDEIGGLIQPGDIIRLTRGYASMWKGCLTLYTGRGGELQKIGEFCMVYSELPNFSEPNPDYRGQQNKGAHNEQKNNSMNNSNNVGTGTFGPMGNGVQTGAEARGCQFSYAGRSNGRGPINPQLPGTANNQTVMTTISNGRDPRRAFKR, from the exons ATGAACGGGGTCAGGGACCCCCCTCTTTTTATAAAAGATATTAAGCCCGGACTGAAAAACTTAAATGTCGTCTTTATTGTCCTGGAGATAG gACGCGTGACCAAAACCAAAGACGGCCATGAAGTGAGATCATGCAAAGTAGCAGATAAAACTGGCAGCATCACTATTTCCGTGTGGGATGAAATCGGAGGTCTTATACAGCCAGGGGATATTATTCGGTTGACCAGAGG gtATGCATCCATGTGGAAAGGATGTCTGACACTTTATACTGGAAGGGGTGGAGAACTTCAGAAAATTGGGGA ATTTTGTATGGTTTATTCAGAATTGCCAAATTTCAGTGAACCTAACCCAGATTATCGAGGACAACAGAACAAAGGG gCACACAATGAACAGAAGAATAATTCCATGAATAATAGTAACAATGTGGGTACAGGTACATTTGGACCAAtgg GAAATGGGGTTCAGACTGGCGCAGAAGCGAGGGGATGCCAATTTTCATATGCTGGTAGAAGCAATGGCCGGGGACCTATAAATCCACAGCTACCAGGAACAGCTAATAATCAAACAGTCATGACCACAATAAGTAATGGCAGGGACCCTCGGAGAGCCTTTAAAAGATGA
- the NABP1 gene encoding SOSS complex subunit B2 isoform X1 codes for MNGVRDPPLFIKDIKPGLKNLNVVFIVLEIGRVTKTKDGHEVRSCKVADKTGSITISVWDEIGGLIQPGDIIRLTRGYASMWKGCLTLYTGRGGELQKIGEFCMVYSELPNFSEPNPDYRGQQNKGAHNEQKNNSMNNSNNVGTGTFGPMGNGVQTGAEARGCQFSYAGRSNGRGPINPQLPGTANNQTVMTTIKELLSCSSLLLKNGNTLKNRGIYF; via the exons ATGAACGGGGTCAGGGACCCCCCTCTTTTTATAAAAGATATTAAGCCCGGACTGAAAAACTTAAATGTCGTCTTTATTGTCCTGGAGATAG gACGCGTGACCAAAACCAAAGACGGCCATGAAGTGAGATCATGCAAAGTAGCAGATAAAACTGGCAGCATCACTATTTCCGTGTGGGATGAAATCGGAGGTCTTATACAGCCAGGGGATATTATTCGGTTGACCAGAGG gtATGCATCCATGTGGAAAGGATGTCTGACACTTTATACTGGAAGGGGTGGAGAACTTCAGAAAATTGGGGA ATTTTGTATGGTTTATTCAGAATTGCCAAATTTCAGTGAACCTAACCCAGATTATCGAGGACAACAGAACAAAGGG gCACACAATGAACAGAAGAATAATTCCATGAATAATAGTAACAATGTGGGTACAGGTACATTTGGACCAAtgg GAAATGGGGTTCAGACTGGCGCAGAAGCGAGGGGATGCCAATTTTCATATGCTGGTAGAAGCAATGGCCGGGGACCTATAAATCCACAGCTACCAGGAACAGCTAATAATCAAACAGTCATGACCACAATAA AAGAACTATTAAGCTGCTCGAGTCTCCTATTGAAGAATGGGAACACTCTGAAGAATAGGGGCATTTATTTTTAG